From the Macaca nemestrina isolate mMacNem1 chromosome 2, mMacNem.hap1, whole genome shotgun sequence genome, the window TCCCTCAGGGTATGGTCCTCCTCTTCATTTTgggggcataacatctttataaGGCAGGGGTAaagtcccaatactaacaggaTAATGCTTAAGACTCTTAACAGGTTTTCGAGAATGCAtcggtaagggccactaaatccgatTTTTCTTGGTGCTCTTTATAGTCTAGGAGGACaggcaagggtgcaggttttCTACAATGTgtcagtaagggccactaaatctgaccttcctcagtcctccttgtggtctagaAGGAAAACTAGTGTTCCTGCTGCTGTGTCAGTGAGCGCAACTAtccgatcagcagggtccagggaccattgTGGGTTCTTCGGCAtggggagaaacaaacaaaccaaaaccatgggaagtttttgtctttcagatggaaaacactcaggcatcacccttgaaatgcatcctaagccattaGGACCAATTTGACCTGcaaaaccctgaaaaagaggcagctcatttttttctgcactatgacttggccccaatattctctctccgatggggaaaaatggccacctgaggaaagtgtaaattacaatactatcctgcagcttgatcTTTTCcataagagggaaggcaaatggagtgaaatactttatgtccaagctttcttttcattgaaggggaatccacaactatgcaaagcttgcaatttacatcccataggaggacctctcagcttacccccatatcctagctccccttcctattaatgataaggCTTCTCTAATCTCCCCTGCCCAGAAGGAAAtgagcaaagaaatctccaaaggaccacaaaaaccCCTGGACTATcagttatgtccccttcaagctgcagggggaggggaatttggcccaacccagGTACATGCTCCCTTCTCcatctctgatttaaagcagatcaaggcagacctggggaagctttcagatgatcctgataggtataTAGATGTCCTACAtggtctagggcaaaccttcgatctcacttggagagatgtcatgctattgttagatcaaaccctggcctttaatggAAAGAATGTGGCTTTAGCTGCAGCCTGAGAGTTTGGAGCTACCTGGTATCTTAgccaagtaaatgatagaatgacagctgaagaaagggacaaattccctactggtcagcaagccatccccagtatggatccccactgggaccttgactcagatcatggggactggaattgtaaacatctgttgacctgtgttctagaaggactaaggagaattaggaaaaagcccatgaattattcaatgatgtccaccataactcagggaaaggaagaaaatccttctgccttcctcaagCAGTTACaagaggccttaagaaaatatactcccctgtcacccaactcaattgatcctaaaagataagtttattacccaatcagctgTAGATATTAGGAGAAAGTTCCAAAAGCGAGCTCTGGGCCCtaaacaaaatctggaggcattattaaacctggcaacctcagtgttctataatagggaccaagaggaacaggcccaaaaggaaaTGCAAGATCAGAGAAAGGCCGCAGCCTTAGTCATGGTGCTAAGACAAACAAAttttggtggttcagagaggacagaaaatggagcaggccaatcacccTGTAGGGCTTGTTATCCGTGTGGTTTacaaagatactttaaaaaagattgtccaatgagaaacaagcCACCCCCTCATCCATATCCACTATGCCAAGGCAATTACTGGAAGGCACATTGCCCCAGAGTGCAATggttctctgggccagaagcccccaaccagatgatccaacaataggactgagggtgcctggggcaagtgccagctcatgtcatcaccctcatTGAGCCCCGGTACatttaaccattgagggccaggaaactGACTTCCTCTTGGACACTGGCACGGCCTTCccagtgttaatctcctgtcccAGACAGCTGTCCTCAAAGTCCGTTACCATCCAAGGAATCCTGGGACAACTtttaaccaggtatttctcccacttCCTCAGTTGTAACTgagagactttgctcttttcacatgcctttctccttaggcctgaaagtcccacacccttattagggaggggCATATTAGGAAAAGCTGTAGCTATTATCCGCATtaatatggggaacaagttacccatttgttgttccctacttgaggagggaatcaaccctgaagtctgggcattggaaggacaatttggaagggcaaaaagTGCCCACTGTGTCCAAATCAGGCTAAAACaccccaccacttttccttatcaaaggcaatacCCCTTAAGccctgaagctcataaaggattacagaatattgttaaacaaaaatacatttaaaagctcaaggcttagaaaggaaatgcagcagtccctgcaacaccccaattcCAGGGTACAAAAACCAAATagtcagtggagactagtgcaagatcttagactcatcaatgaggcagtaattcctttatatccagttgtacccaacccctataccctgctctctcaaataccagaggaagcagaatggttcactgttctggaccttaaggatgccttcttctgtattcccctgtgctctgactcccagtttctaTTTGCCTTTGCGGATCCCACAGACCACATGTCCCAACTTACATGGATGATCTTGCCCCAAGGGTTTTAGTGATAGCCCTCATCTGTTTGGTCAGGTACTGGCCCAAGATataggccacttctcaagtccaggaactctggtccttcagtatgtggatgatttatttttggctaccagttcagaagcctcatgccagcagggtactctagatctcttgaactttctagctaatcaagggtacaagGCATCTAAGGTAAAGGCTCAGCTTTGCCTACAGCAGGTCAAATATCAGTCTAATCTTAGCCAGAGGGGCCCTCAGCTAAGAAATAaatacagcctatactggcttatccttgccctaagacattaaaacagttgtgGGGGTTCCTTGGAATCACTGGCTTTTGCCGACTATGGATCCCTGGATATAGTGAGATAGCCAGGCCcctctatactctaatcaaggagacccagagggcaaatattcatctagtagaatgggaaACCAGGGGTAAAAATagccttcaaaaccttaaagcaggccctagtacaagctccagGTTTAAGCCTTCCCAtaggacaaaacttctctttatatgtcagagagagagcagggatagttcttggagtccttactcagacttGCAGGACAACCCCACAACCAATGGCATACCagagtaaggaaattgatgtagtagcaaaagactggcctcactgtttatggGTAGTTGCAATGGCGGCCgtcttagtgtcagaggctataaaaataatacaaggaaaggacctgtaaatggcatactaggtgccaaaggaagtttatggctatcagacaactGCCTACTTAGCTACCAGGTGCTACTCCTTGAAGGACTGGTGCTTCAAATATGCATGCATGTGACCCTtaaccctgccacttttctcccagaggatggggaaccaatcgagcataactgccaacaaattatagtccCGACTTATGCCACCCGAGATGACCTCTTAGAAGTCCCCTTggctaatcctgaccttaacctatataccgatggaagttcatttgtggaaaATGGGATAtgaagggcaggttatgccatagttagtgatgtaacctatttgaaagtaagcctcttcccccagggaccagtgcccagttagcagaactagtggcatTTACCTGTGCCTTAGAactgagaaagggaagaagaataaAAGTGTATACAGAGAGCaggtatgcttatctaatcctacatgcccatgctgcaatatggaaaaaAGGGGAGTTTCTACCTTCTggggaacccccattaaatatcacaaggaaatcatggagttactgcacacagtgcaaaaacccaaggaggtggcagtcttacactgctgaagccatcaaaaaggggaaggagaggggagaacagcaacataagcagctggcagaggcagggaaagaccagcagaaaggagagagaggaagagacagacaaagaaggagtcagaaagagagacaaagaagtcaaagagaaagaaaaagagatggaattagtaaagaaaaagcagtgtaccctattcctttaaaaaccAATTCAAAACCTATAATTGATCATTGAAGGTCTTGTCTGcgaccctataacactccaataccaccttgttgtcagtgCAAGCCAGGGCATAGCCTGAAAGCACTGAGGCTGCTGACAACCCATAGCCTTCCTACCAAAAgtccttaacccagcaggtttcccaacaggggatctaaatcttaattaattaccatacaaagttCCAACCAGatctaggaggaactcccttcagggcAGGACAGATAGATGGTTCCTCCTAGGTGATtaagggaaaaagacacaatgggtattcagtaagtgataaggaaactgttgtagaagcagagttaggaaaattgcctaataattggtctgctcaaatgtgcgagctgtttgcactcagccaaaccttaaaagtacttacagaatcaggaaggagccatctataccaattctaagttaatatggactgaaggaggtcttattaatagcaaacaATAATTGAAATCCCAACTTACAGGGTTTTTAACAAAAGTACAGTTTTccaaaagttaacagtgtaacatgtattatcctactaccacacactctcaaagaTTTTCTCAGCCAGTTTGCAAGAAATATtgaaatctatccttactctacaatcccaaatagactctttggcagcagtgtCTCTCCAAAATTGCagaggcctagacctcctcactgctcaGAAAGGAGGACTCTGTTCCTTCTTGGGGGAAGAGTgctgtttttacactaaccagtcaggggtAGTATGAGATGCCACCtagcatttacaggaaaaggcttctgaaatcagacaatgcctttcaaacttttataccaacctctggagttgggcgacatggcttctcccctttctaggtcctgtgacagccatcttgctattGCTCGCCTTTGGGCCCTGTAgttttaacctccttgtcaaatttgtttcctctaggatTGAGGCCATCaggctacagatggtcttacaaacgGAACTCCAAATGAGCTTAACTCACAACTTCTACCAAGGACCCCTGGACCTATGGGCTGACCCTTTTACTGGCCTAAAGgattcccctctggaggacatgaaaactgcagggccccttcttcaccCCTATCTAGCAGGAAGTAGCAAGAGTGGTCATTGCCCAATTTCCAACAGCAGTTGGGGCGTCCTGTTTGGAGaggggattgagaggtgaagccatgtggacttcctgggtcaagtggggacttggagaacttttctgtctaacttaaggtttgtaaatgcagcaatcagcactctgtaaaaatgtaccaatcagcactctgtgtctagttaaaggtttgtaaacacaccaatcagcactctaaaaatgcaccaatcagcgctctgtaaaaacgcaccaatcagcactctgtaaaaatgtaccaatcagtgctctgtgtctagctaaaggtttgtaaacacaccaattagcactctgtaaaaatgcaccaatcggcactctgtgtctagctaaagttttgtaaatgcaccaatcagcactctgtaaaaatggaccaatcagcactctgtaaaattgACCAATCAGTGTTCTGTAAAATGGACCTATCAGCAGGACGTGGacagggccaaataagggaataaaaactgGCCACCGGAGTCAGCAGTGGCAACCTGttcgggtccccttccacgctgtggaagctttgttctttctctcttcacaataaatattgctgttgctcactctttgggtctgccttacctttaagagctgtaacagtCACTGCAAAtatctgtggcttcactcctgaagtcagtgagaccacaaacatactgggaggaacaaacaactctggacgtgccacctttaagagctgtaacactcactgcaaaggtctgcggcttcactcctgaagtcaagcgagaccatgaacccactggaaggaagaaactctggacatatctgaacatctgaagtaacaaactctggacacaccatctttaggaactgtaacactcaccacgagggtccacggcttcattcttgaagtcagcgagaccaagaacccactggaaggaactaATTCCAGACACAATGTAGCCTCTGGGAAACCACCACATGCTCATGAGAGAATAAGAGGAAAATGGCCAATAATATTTCACTATAATTTTGAGAAAAGTTTTGATCCTGTGGACCCACTGAAAATGTCTCAAGGACTCCTCAGACTGCCTAGCCACACTTTGAAAACTACTAACCTAAGAGTTATTTTAGAAAATCATTGATACACTCAAAGTCATAGAAAACAGCGCATAAAATAATATCAAGGACAAATAGTTGCCATAAATGTAAAACGGCACTAGGTATGTAAGCTCCAAAACTAAGCTTatcctgtttgcagacaacataatTTTCCACATAGGAAATCTCAAGGAATTTACCAAGAAAAACTTCCTAGAACTATAAAGGTAATTGGTCAAGGTTGTAGAGTACAAGAGCAATACAAACTATCAATCTGATCTCTATATGCCAtcaacaaacacatggaaatcaaaattaaaaacacagtgtCATTTATATTAACttcaaagaaaagtaaatacTTAGGTAGAAACCAACAAAATATATACAGGATCTTCATGCTGAATACAAAATgctgttgaaaaaaaatcaaagacctaCATAGAGAGATATCATGTACATGGATTGGAAGCCACAACATAGAAAAGGTGTTCATTCTCCTGAAATTGAGCTATAGGTttaatgtaattcctatcaaacTCCAAGGAAAAGATTTTATAAACATAGTTAATCTTATTCTAGAATATATATGAAAGGGTAAAGGGCTTACATTAGctaaaaccatttaaaaaacaataaagtagGAGGAATCACTCTATTCAACATTGAGGCTGACTATAGAGTCATAGGTCTGAAGCCTAATATTTGCTGAGGAACAGAttagtggaacagaatagaaacccTAGAAATAGTTCACACAAATATGCCCAAGTGGTTTTTGACAAAACTAAAAACCAATTCAATGAAGGCATTATTATCTTTTCAGCAATTGGTGCTGGAGAAATTAGATAtgaataagcaaaacaaaaataaaacaaataaaaaaacacaaagcacCTTGACCTaaacctcacaccttatacaaaaaattaaccaaagatAGATCATGAACTTAAATGTAAATTTGAAActctaaaacttttagaagaaaacaaaggacaaAATCTTCAGATCTGAAGAGTAGGCAAAATTCTTAGACTTGACCCCAAAAACAGGATCATaagaggaaaaattaataaatatagttCATCAAACTAAACATATTGCTCTGTGAAAGACTCTGTTAAGAAGACACATAAAGAAGCTATAAACTGATAGCTAACCtctctgacaaaggacttgtaaccagaatatagaaagaactttcaaaactcagtattttttttttaaatcaacaattcagttataaaatgggcaaaagacatttcaccaaagagtatatacagatagaaaataagcacataaaaagatgttcaacatcagtaGCCATTAGGGTAGTGCAAATttaagccacaatgagatatcactatacAACTTcagaatggcaaaaaaaaaaaaaaaaaaaaaaaaaaaaaaaaaaaaaaaatgcaagtgaggatgcagagaaactagATAACTTATACATTGcttgtagaaatgtaaaatggtggagCCCTTCCAAAAAATGGTTTGGAAGAGTTTTCAAAACTACACATGAATTTACTGTATAACCTAGCAATTTTGTTATCGAATATTTATGCcacaaaaatggaaattaatgTTCATacataaaactatatataaatgtttatagcagctctatttgtaatagcccaaaactggaaacaacccagatatcCTTCAGTGAGTTAATGGCTAAACAGATTTTGGTACATCCATAACATATATTGCTACTTgacaatgaaaaggaacaaactgttttttttctgtttttaaaagacaagatctcactctgttgcccaggttggaatgaagtggcatgatcatagcccacttttgtagtctcaacctcctaggctcaagggatcctcccacctcagcctccagagttgctggaactacagcatataacaccatgcctggctaatttttattactattatttttagtagagatgtggtctctCTATGATGCTCAAgctggcctcaaaaaaaaaaaaatactattgatACACCAACAACTTGGATTTATCTCGATAGGATTATACTGAATGGAAAAGCCAATTTCACAAAATTACATTCTGCATGATTCTATATATATTGTTCTTGGAATAACATAATTATGGAAACTTAGACTGTATTCGTGGTTGCCAAATGTTGGGGTGGAGAGAACAGGGATGGTTGTACTTATAAAGTGGCATGAGAGATAGCCTTGTGGTGATGGAACAGCTCTATATTTTGATTGTCATAGCGTTTGCACAAATCTACACAGgtgataaaattgcatagaaccacacatacacacaaatgggTGCATGTCAAACTGATGAAAGCTGAATAAGCTCTGTGGGTTATAAGCCATGTTAATTTACTGGTTTGGGGACTATACTGTAGTTGTGCAATATGTTATAATTGAAGGAAATTGAGTGAAAAATACATGGGACCTCCGTGTGCATTTTTGCCtcttcctgtgaatctataattgTTGTGAAATAgaaagcctaaaaaaaaaaaaaaaaaaaaaaaaaaaaaaaaaaaaaaaaaaaaactaaacccaATATATGACCTCAAAATACAGACCACGTAAAACAcatctgaaaggaaaaaaaaaaatgctcagagaTTGTGAATAGTTAAATAAATGGGTCATGTTACTATTGCACAGACCTCTACAGTTAGAGTCCAGTGCGCCAAGCCAAGGATAAAACACCACCAGCAAGGAGAGACTGAGTAAACTCTTAACCAGAACATGAGCATGTAAGTCATTATTTTGATTCAATTCCTTTGGCAGCTGTCATCCTAGCCTACCGGAGGAACTCTTCTCCAACTTCAAAAGGTTTGCATCAGTTTATACTGATCCAATCACACAATTATGCATTCATAATTTCCAGGTCAAACTCTGATGTCACCATTTAACATAATCAAAATAACAAACGTTTAAATCAAAAGGTCTGATGTCTTAAAGTTTATCATTCATTCAAATGGGTTGTTACTATGATAGCTAAAGTCATGAAAAAAACtgttatataaaaaatttaaatgttgaagGCCAACTTTAatttcaataaaacaaatatttcttaagaaaCTATTGCTAGGCCAGCGAGCTTAAGTTAATAAAGGCCTGTATTCTCAAACTGGTAACCTACTGATTTTAGTGGAATTTGCAGAGATGTAGAATGTGTTCTTACTCCTCAGAAGTAACTGGTTGGGAcatgcatttgaaaaaaaaaatgcattaaaatctgttttgtttaaGAGAGATAATATCTAGGAATTAAGctattcattatttccttttctttctaccaAAGGAGTGTAGAAATGCCAAAATATAAGGAAGTGATCAACAAAATGATATGTTGACCTCAAGAGGACAAAATTAAATTCATGACTTGACTTCTAAATCTTTATTTGACTGGTGTTGTGAAAATTGCCAGTCTCTTCTGAAATTGCAATGAAGCTCTCTGTTGGCAAGAACTCCTAACTGTAATCCACATCAGTTTTCAAAAAGTTTCTTTGAAGTGTTTTAATTCAATACCATTTAAAGTTTGTGTGCTTGTATACACATCAGGTGACATTTCCATTTCTGCATTTATATGTAAGTTATGAGACTGAGAGAGGACACACCATaactaatatatattaatatattaacattaatataaattatcaaCATCAGTATgctaatataaattaatatatccaAAAAAGTCACTTGTTACAAAATGCCATAGTCTGAGTGCCTCACCAGGAACCGCTATGGTAGAGGGTGTATTTACAATAAACACACCTTCCATTAGCTTTAACAAGAATGTTTGGACTTTTTGAGCCTTTAGGCTCTGACTCTGAACACAACAGATGTCAACCAACTTATTCCAAAATTCCAAGTATGTTAACATTATAATATAGTGAAAAAGCACATTTGTCCCAAAATCAGTGCAGTTCAACCAAAAACTGGTGTGAATATAGCTAACAAAATGGTAGATTATAGagtaaagacaaaggaaaaaaaagatctgGCCCCTATCTTGAAAAGTTTGCAGGTTTTTGAATTGACAATCAAAATAAggaactactcaggaagctgaagcaagagaattgcttgatgccaggagttagagaccaccaGTCTGAATTaaagagtgagtctccatctctaaaaatatatttttacagattagctgggagtggtggtgaatgcctgtagtcccagcctttTGGAAAGAAgaagtaggagaatcatttgagcttaggagttcaaggccgcagtgcgctatgattatgccactgcagtccaacctggtcAATAGAGACCCCCATCCTCCAAAACAGGAACTGCTAAGCTGCGGAGTTGCTGCATTGTCAAAGTCCTTGGTTTGAATTTCATCTCAAACTCATTTTCATGGCCATCCCTAAAGAACAAATTTCCAAATAGTCAAACATACAAGTATCagaaagagaaattatttaattttattttaccaaaattaaGTTAATTTGCATTCAGGGTAATATGCACagtgtttataaaattaaatttagattATCTCAGAAACTTCATGAATTTTTTTGTCACATGCCAACAAAGTTCATCTGTAACTGTCAGACGACAAAAAGCTTTGCATAGTAAATTGCTGTGTGCCCAATGCTGTCTATTTTCACTTTCACCATAAATGAAAAGTGATTAGACAAAGTCTCTCCACAGTACTTGAAGGTGAGAGTAAATGcacaataagcaaaataaatgtagCAGAACATGGGCTTCGAATTCCTAATGGTTGCTTGGCAGTAAAATATGTGTATGCAATAGTAATGAAACtgtatttttcttcaaagcaATGAGATTCATATCCATGGGGGAAAAAGATATGCATTAAAGTCTCAAGAAACCCATCCTAGGAGTCTTGATAAGGCCCTTTTCCCATTCCATCAGTCAACCAGGCAGGCTAGGAAGCACTGTTCCTGGTCCCCACACCTGACAATGACCTCCCGGAGCaggggctggggtgcagtgctgGCTCTCCTCTCCCAGCAGCAGCACAGTGAGGCTTTCTTTTGGTGTTACAGCAGAATTCAACAAGAAGTATTTGAGTTACCATACAACAGTTTGGAGATATTTGATTTTGTAATGTCATCAGATCTTTATCCATAAAATATGactcattattttataattgaatTCATCAGGAAATTGTACAACATTCTATTGAAATGCATTATTTCCCCCCTTTTTTGgctaaagtttctttttcttacaaagaaataaggaaggtaggaaggaaacATGACTGTTTAACAGCAATGAATGAAGCATAACTTTATTCTGAGCTTTTATCAGAAGGCCCAATGGGCCCAACTCCCAGCGTTGTTGACATTGTGAATTTGAGTCATCAGACGATGGTGGGACTTCACGCAATCTTTTAATTAAATACGGAGAATTTAATTCCACTTTGATATTTTCAGGGGTTCCAAATACATATTTCCAAATACACAGAAGGAAATGAACCAATAAAGCTGTCCAGGTAAAGTTCATTTTTGCTGACAGTATCCAAGCTCTAAAGAACAgactgtttttataaatattctagaatgaatataaattaggaaaaggaaaaaaagtttttctttttgtttgtttgttttgttttggcttttttttttttttttttttttttgagacggagtctcgctctgttgcccaggctggagtgcagtggccagatctcagctcactgcaagctccgactcccgggttcacgccattctcctccctcagcctcccgagtagctgggactacaggtgcccgccaccacgcccggctaatattttgtattttttagtagagacggggtttcaccgtgttagccaggatggtcttgatctcctgacctcgtgatccgcccatctcagcctcccaaagtgctgggattacaggcttgagccaccgtgcccagccggaaaaaaaagttttacaaagaatgtttgttttcataaaatttcAGAGTGACCACCACTTCACAGTAGTTTTCAAATAATCGATTTGTTACGcaaggatttaaaaaatgatatgttACACAATATGCCAGTTTGCCTAGCAAATATGGCCCTGTATGTATCCTCTGTAAAAAAAATCACCTCTGCACTtattccaaatttgttcttttaagaGAACTTCTGATCTCACGGATAAAgctagactaaaaaaaaaaaagttttcttagaaacaaC encodes:
- the LOC139361272 gene encoding uncharacterized protein — protein: MTAEERDKFPTGQQAIPTVDIRRKFQKRALGPKQNLEALLNLATSVFYNRDQEEQAQKEMQDQRKAAALVMVLRQTNFGGSERTENGAGQSPSPVHLTIEGQETDFLLDTGTAFPVLISCPRQLSSKSVTIQGILGQLLTRIEAIRLQMVLQTELQMSLTHNFYQGPLDLWADPFTGLKDSPLEDMKTAGPLLHPYLAGSSKSGHCPISNSSWGVLFGEGIER